Proteins from a genomic interval of Clostridium scatologenes:
- the ilvD gene encoding dihydroxy-acid dehydratase: MRSDVVKGGAKGAPTRSLMYGMGFTKEEIDRPLIGIVNAQNEVIAGHVHLDEIAHAAKVGVTMAGGTPMEFPSIGVCDGIAMGHVGMKYSLASRELIADSIETMAIAHGFDGLVLIPNCDKIVPGMLMAAARLNIPAVVVSGGPMKAGKRNGCDADFTTVIEGVGTYNDGKITSEELEDIAQKACPGCGSCSGLFTANSMNCLTEVLGMGLPYNGTSAAHSGERKQLGKYAGMRVMELLKNNIRPLDILTLDAFKNAITVDMAMAGSTNTVLHLPAIAHEAGIELDLDLFDAISSKTPCLTKLSPSGKYHMEDLHLAGGIPAMMNELSKKGLICENALTVTGKIVGENIKNKIVEDNKVINSIEEPYSNKGGLAILRGNLAVNGAVVKESAVAKEMLKHEGPARVFNSEEEAVEAIFKGNINKGDVVVIRYEGPKGGPGMREMLSPTAAIAGMGLDKDVALLTDGRFSGATRGAAIGHISPEAMEDGIIGLVKEGDKISIDISNKKLELLVSEDELAKRKEKYVKPEPKITKGYLGRYAKLVTSANTGAVLK, translated from the coding sequence ATGAGAAGTGATGTTGTAAAAGGAGGAGCAAAAGGTGCTCCAACAAGATCTTTAATGTATGGTATGGGATTTACAAAAGAAGAAATAGATAGACCATTAATAGGAATTGTAAATGCTCAAAATGAAGTAATAGCAGGACATGTACATTTAGATGAAATTGCACATGCTGCAAAGGTTGGAGTTACTATGGCAGGAGGAACTCCAATGGAATTTCCATCTATAGGTGTATGTGATGGTATTGCTATGGGACATGTAGGAATGAAATATTCTTTAGCAAGCAGAGAACTTATAGCTGATTCCATAGAAACTATGGCAATAGCTCATGGATTTGATGGATTAGTTTTAATTCCTAATTGTGATAAAATTGTACCAGGAATGCTTATGGCAGCAGCTAGATTAAACATACCAGCAGTGGTTGTAAGTGGTGGCCCAATGAAAGCAGGAAAACGTAATGGTTGTGATGCAGATTTTACTACTGTCATAGAGGGTGTTGGAACTTATAATGATGGTAAAATTACATCAGAAGAACTTGAAGATATAGCTCAAAAAGCTTGTCCAGGATGTGGTTCTTGTTCTGGTTTGTTTACTGCTAATAGTATGAATTGCTTAACTGAAGTTTTAGGTATGGGTCTTCCTTACAATGGGACATCAGCAGCTCATTCAGGTGAAAGAAAACAATTAGGTAAATATGCTGGAATGAGAGTTATGGAATTGTTAAAAAATAACATAAGACCACTTGATATATTAACATTGGATGCTTTTAAAAATGCAATAACTGTTGATATGGCTATGGCTGGTTCAACAAATACAGTATTACATTTACCAGCAATAGCACATGAAGCTGGGATAGAACTTGATTTAGATTTGTTTGATGCAATAAGTTCTAAAACTCCTTGCTTAACTAAATTGAGTCCTAGTGGAAAATATCATATGGAAGATTTACATCTTGCTGGAGGAATTCCAGCTATGATGAATGAGTTATCTAAGAAGGGGCTTATTTGTGAAAATGCTTTAACTGTAACAGGAAAAATTGTAGGAGAAAATATTAAGAATAAGATCGTAGAAGATAATAAAGTAATTAATTCTATAGAAGAGCCATATAGCAACAAAGGTGGTCTTGCTATATTAAGAGGAAACTTAGCAGTAAATGGTGCTGTTGTAAAAGAATCTGCAGTAGCTAAAGAAATGCTTAAGCATGAAGGACCAGCTAGAGTATTTAATTCTGAAGAAGAAGCTGTTGAAGCAATATTCAAAGGTAATATAAATAAAGGTGATGTAGTAGTTATAAGATATGAAGGACCAAAAGGTGGTCCAGGAATGAGAGAAATGTTATCTCCAACTGCTGCAATAGCAGGCATGGGACTTGATAAGGATGTAGCGCTTTTAACAGATGGAAGATTTTCAGGTGCTACAAGAGGAGCTGCTATTGGTCATATATCTCCAGAAGCTATGGAGGATGGAATAATAGGCTTAGTAAAGGAAGGAGATAAAATTTCTATAGATATATCAAATAAAAAGTTAGAATTATTAGTTAGTGAAGATGAACTTGCAAAACGTAAAGAAAAGTATGTTAAACCAGAACCTAAGATAACAAAGGGTTATTTAGGAAGATATGCAAAATTGGTTACATCAGCAAACACAGGGGCAGTGTTGAAATAA
- a CDS encoding PocR ligand-binding domain-containing protein, translating into MMKKNKYDIQKFDWGEVTWLHEPSNLLTQRLSAGLVKFFPGKKQTRHVHFGEEQILYVIKGQGIHKINGEEKKLEEGMLIHCPPYSEHEVINTSQEKLVFLITYTPSKLMEIHQNLSIVNDKHILDVVDIEVLENIQKEVSELLKLSVVITDNNNNDITKPINLNKFCSLCKSAGVCKEKESKYESELNKQDKVFECCNNIITIIVPILMGDKIIGYVKCGHLIINKSKDTEKLILESCKNINIDCEELIVAYNEIPLIPKSRLYALQESLGIVSKLISNIIENSLVEKELSEKNNEILKNTKEKVYLEDALKQANLKLLKSQVSSSIQNYNFQSKSYFCMETMEYPISEEQKLKDYIKKFDESACHNMILQIITKYEGLSIEEIKENCEELLIILSRIVYSETNDKDMFLDIRYKYKKKIKNCIDCNNLKDIILEACEEIINILKNVLLNGKYDIIQKINLYIENNFNQEITLNFLAGMFFISPNYLSTIFNEKNGMSLKDYINKLRIEKAKEYLKETNMKVSDISKKVGYSQLSYFGSIFKKMEDCTPNGYRAKLKKKS; encoded by the coding sequence ATGATGAAAAAAAATAAATATGATATACAAAAATTTGATTGGGGAGAAGTTACATGGCTGCACGAACCAAGTAACTTACTTACTCAGAGACTTAGTGCAGGTTTGGTAAAATTTTTTCCAGGTAAAAAGCAGACTAGACATGTTCATTTTGGAGAAGAACAAATATTATATGTGATTAAAGGACAGGGGATACATAAGATAAATGGAGAGGAAAAGAAGCTAGAAGAAGGCATGTTAATTCATTGTCCACCATACTCAGAACATGAAGTTATAAATACAAGTCAAGAGAAATTAGTTTTTCTTATAACATATACACCATCAAAATTAATGGAAATACATCAGAATTTATCTATTGTAAATGATAAACATATATTAGATGTAGTTGATATAGAAGTACTTGAAAACATTCAAAAAGAAGTATCAGAGCTTTTAAAGCTTTCTGTAGTTATCACTGATAACAATAATAATGATATTACAAAGCCTATAAATTTAAATAAGTTTTGCAGCTTGTGTAAATCAGCTGGAGTGTGCAAAGAAAAGGAAAGTAAGTATGAAAGTGAATTGAATAAACAGGATAAAGTATTTGAATGCTGCAATAATATAATAACTATAATAGTTCCTATTTTAATGGGAGACAAGATTATAGGTTATGTGAAATGTGGACACCTTATCATAAATAAATCTAAGGATACAGAAAAATTAATTTTAGAAAGTTGTAAAAATATAAATATAGATTGTGAAGAATTAATAGTTGCATATAATGAGATACCTCTAATTCCTAAAAGTAGGCTTTATGCTCTTCAAGAATCATTAGGAATAGTTTCTAAGCTTATTTCTAATATTATTGAAAACAGTTTAGTTGAAAAGGAATTAAGTGAAAAAAATAACGAAATACTGAAAAATACAAAGGAAAAGGTTTATTTGGAAGATGCTTTAAAGCAGGCTAATTTAAAACTTTTAAAATCTCAAGTATCTTCGAGTATTCAAAACTATAATTTCCAGTCTAAAAGTTATTTTTGCATGGAAACTATGGAATATCCTATTTCTGAGGAACAAAAGCTGAAAGATTATATTAAGAAGTTTGATGAAAGTGCTTGCCATAACATGATTTTACAAATTATAACTAAATATGAGGGCCTATCTATAGAAGAAATAAAAGAAAATTGTGAAGAACTTTTAATAATTTTAAGCAGAATAGTATATTCAGAAACTAATGATAAGGATATGTTTTTGGATATAAGGTATAAGTATAAGAAAAAAATAAAAAATTGTATTGATTGCAATAACTTAAAAGACATAATTTTAGAGGCTTGTGAAGAAATTATAAACATATTAAAAAATGTATTATTAAATGGCAAATATGATATTATACAAAAAATAAATTTATATATAGAAAATAACTTTAATCAAGAAATTACTTTGAATTTTCTTGCGGGAATGTTTTTTATAAGTCCTAATTATTTAAGCACTATTTTTAATGAAAAAAATGGTATGTCTTTAAAAGACTATATAAACAAGTTGAGAATAGAAAAGGCTAAAGAATATTTAAAGGAAACAAATATGAAAGTATCGGATATAAGTAAAAAGGTTGGATATAGCCAATTAAGCTACTTTGGAAGCATATTTAAAAAGATGGAAGATTGTACACCTAATGGATATAGAGCAAAATTGAAAAAGAAGAGTTGA
- a CDS encoding phosphatase, with translation MKYVLDVHTHTIVSGHAYSTLLENAKYASEIGLELLGTTDHGPSMPGAPHEWYFGNLKVLPRELFGVTMLYGCEANIIDYEGTLDLPIDMQKKLDILIASIHEPIMNANKNSDLNTTALLKAMDNPNVHILGHSGNPKFPIHEEEIVKKAKEKNILIEINNSSFISSRIGSEKNCSRIASLCKEHGVKIILNSDSHFAYRIGGFDAAIKVLKQIDMPEELIINKSKEDFLDFLRAKGKNL, from the coding sequence ATGAAATATGTTCTTGATGTGCATACTCATACTATAGTGAGTGGGCATGCTTATTCTACTTTATTAGAAAATGCTAAATACGCTAGTGAAATAGGTCTAGAACTTTTAGGAACAACAGATCATGGTCCTTCTATGCCTGGTGCTCCTCATGAATGGTATTTTGGAAACCTTAAAGTACTTCCTAGAGAACTTTTTGGTGTAACTATGCTTTATGGATGTGAAGCAAATATTATAGATTATGAAGGAACTCTTGATTTGCCAATTGACATGCAAAAAAAATTAGACATACTTATAGCTAGTATCCATGAACCTATAATGAACGCAAATAAAAATTCTGATTTAAATACTACTGCTCTATTAAAGGCTATGGATAATCCTAATGTACATATTTTAGGTCATTCTGGTAATCCTAAATTTCCAATTCATGAAGAAGAAATAGTAAAAAAAGCAAAGGAAAAAAATATACTTATTGAAATAAATAATAGTTCTTTTATAAGCTCAAGAATAGGCAGCGAAAAGAATTGTTCTAGAATTGCTAGTCTATGTAAAGAACATGGCGTAAAAATAATACTAAACAGCGATTCTCATTTTGCTTATCGCATAGGTGGTTTTGATGCTGCAATAAAGGTATTAAAACAAATAGATATGCCTGAAGAATTAATAATAAATAAGAGCAAAGAAGATTTTCTTGATTTTTTAAGAGCTAAAGGAAAAAATCTTTAA
- a CDS encoding biotin transporter BioY, whose protein sequence is MKLNLSTKEMILISIFAAITSILAQISIVVPFSPVPITLQILAVYLSAIILGSRLSFMSQLVYILLGAVGVPVFASFHGGISSILGPTGGFLISYPIIAFIIGKVTEKNYNIMMIIFGLFISLLICYTFGVLQLSFITKMSLQKAIMVGAAPYVLLDTAKVIAAYLVGVKVRQALVGANLIKC, encoded by the coding sequence ATGAAATTAAATTTATCAACTAAAGAAATGATATTAATATCAATATTTGCAGCAATAACATCAATATTAGCACAAATATCTATAGTTGTGCCTTTTAGTCCAGTGCCAATTACTCTTCAGATATTGGCGGTATATTTGTCAGCAATAATTTTGGGTAGTAGACTTTCATTTATGTCTCAACTTGTTTATATTTTACTTGGTGCTGTTGGAGTGCCTGTATTTGCAAGTTTTCATGGGGGAATAAGTTCTATACTGGGTCCTACAGGAGGTTTTTTGATTAGTTATCCTATTATAGCTTTTATAATAGGTAAGGTAACAGAAAAAAATTATAATATTATGATGATAATTTTTGGTTTGTTCATATCATTACTAATTTGCTATACTTTTGGTGTACTTCAACTCTCATTCATAACAAAAATGTCATTACAAAAAGCTATTATGGTAGGAGCAGCTCCATATGTGCTTTTAGATACTGCGAAAGTTATAGCTGCATACTTAGTTGGAGTTAAAGTTAGGCAAGCACTTGTAGGAGCGAATTTAATAAAATGCTAG
- a CDS encoding DUF1284 domain-containing protein, which produces MLVLRAHHLLCIQGYEGNGYSSEFTKNMDRVVTTLSDNTYVKIVMTVDDICEKCPHKLENDTCKSQEKVFEFDLKILNELKLIVNRTYLYKDILNSIRENLSYEKFQKICGSCQWFRYGYCKNGIFKSF; this is translated from the coding sequence ATGCTAGTTTTAAGAGCTCATCATTTGTTATGTATTCAGGGGTATGAGGGTAATGGTTATAGTTCTGAATTCACTAAAAATATGGATAGAGTAGTGACTACTTTAAGTGATAACACATATGTAAAAATTGTAATGACAGTAGATGATATTTGTGAAAAATGTCCACATAAATTGGAGAATGACACTTGCAAAAGTCAGGAAAAAGTTTTTGAATTTGATCTTAAAATATTAAATGAACTTAAGTTGATAGTAAATAGGACTTATTTGTATAAAGATATTTTGAATAGTATAAGAGAAAATTTAAGTTACGAAAAATTCCAAAAGATTTGTGGAAGCTGTCAATGGTTTCGTTATGGGTATTGTAAAAATGGTATATTTAAGAGTTTTTAG
- a CDS encoding MATE family efflux transporter — protein sequence MKIDSNIFTEEKIKRTLFKFAIPAIFALLVSELYNIVDTIYVGHYIGITSLAAITIAFPIQKLLIALGLLIAIGTSTYAARSLGENNISEFKKIIVTSLTLVLTLLTLVSFIVFVFRKPIFYTLGASDITYALVNKYVSIILLGGIFQSLSIVACYIMISLKQTKALLYTNLIGAVLNIIINYILIVMLGFGIEGAAISTVISQITAFGFAFYKFKNIIRDFNIEFSMRCIHTSITREILTGIITIGFSTFIIEIEDALVSVVLNNLLYSQGGEAAIVIVGVITKVSMFLFVTIIGISSAMQPIVAYNFGAKNYDKVKKVLITSIKTVLVASFGFWLIFMFFSNSIIGFFLKDSTLLNETVKAFRLCISLIPLTGVYYMGINYYQAIGEAKKSFLLSIYREIIIFIPLAILFVELFGIKGTWIAYPITDAIAALTSFYFLSKALKEDFNELEIIRKLKVKTHM from the coding sequence ATGAAAATTGACAGTAATATTTTTACAGAAGAAAAAATTAAAAGAACCCTTTTTAAATTTGCCATACCTGCTATATTTGCACTGTTGGTATCGGAACTTTATAATATTGTAGACACAATATACGTAGGTCACTACATAGGAATTACTTCACTTGCAGCTATAACAATAGCATTTCCTATTCAAAAGCTACTTATAGCTCTTGGTCTTTTAATAGCTATTGGTACTTCAACTTACGCTGCTAGAAGCTTAGGTGAAAATAACATTTCAGAATTTAAAAAAATAATAGTTACTTCTTTAACTTTAGTTTTAACTCTCTTAACACTAGTTTCATTTATCGTTTTTGTATTTAGAAAACCTATTTTTTATACACTTGGCGCTAGTGACATAACTTATGCCTTAGTAAATAAGTATGTATCCATAATATTATTAGGTGGCATTTTTCAATCTTTATCAATAGTAGCCTGTTATATTATGATTTCTCTAAAACAAACTAAAGCTTTGTTATATACTAACTTAATTGGTGCTGTTTTAAATATAATAATCAATTACATTTTAATAGTTATGCTTGGCTTTGGAATAGAAGGAGCTGCCATATCTACAGTAATTTCTCAAATAACTGCCTTTGGCTTTGCTTTTTATAAATTCAAAAATATTATAAGAGATTTTAATATTGAATTTTCAATGCGTTGTATTCATACTTCAATTACTAGAGAAATTTTAACTGGTATAATAACTATTGGATTCTCAACCTTTATTATAGAAATTGAAGATGCTTTAGTTTCTGTAGTATTAAATAACCTTCTTTATTCCCAAGGCGGAGAAGCTGCCATTGTGATAGTAGGAGTAATAACTAAAGTTTCAATGTTTTTGTTTGTAACAATAATAGGAATAAGCTCTGCAATGCAGCCTATAGTTGCTTATAACTTTGGAGCTAAAAACTATGATAAAGTAAAAAAGGTTTTAATTACTTCAATTAAAACTGTACTAGTAGCTTCCTTTGGTTTTTGGTTGATCTTTATGTTCTTTTCAAATTCCATAATAGGTTTTTTCTTAAAAGATTCTACTTTACTTAATGAAACGGTTAAAGCTTTCAGATTATGTATTTCTTTAATACCTCTAACTGGAGTATATTATATGGGAATAAATTATTATCAAGCAATTGGTGAAGCTAAAAAAAGCTTTTTACTTTCAATATATAGGGAAATTATAATCTTCATACCTTTAGCAATACTATTTGTTGAGCTATTTGGTATAAAAGGTACTTGGATTGCTTATCCTATAACTGATGCCATTGCTGCCTTAACTTCCTTTTACTTCTTAAGCAAAGCTTTGAAAGAAGACTTCAACGAACTAGAAATAATCCGCAAACTTAAAGTAAAGACACATATGTAA
- a CDS encoding helix-turn-helix domain-containing protein, giving the protein MRKKYITYPSDMPVSISLENVISYPMHWHNSIEILYVLKGKLNITISSDHYELIEKDIEIINLDEPHSIVSNDKDNKVLVFHIDPYFFEKYYSDIENMFFFTNTTDDRAQESEKYDALRTFLAKITCEAVQKQDNYDKEIQVILIDLLYHLINNFHYLMYENEDLKEKEEQLERYHRISKYIFNNSNDNITLQDIAKKEFLSTDYLSHGIKDVTGSSFTDLLNSNRVQEALKLILDTDKTISEISEEVGFSHTRYFNKHFKVHYKYTPLQYRKKFKVDDENFETQKIIKFFELNESLEYITYYLEDYDRFNYEDKITKININMGEDIGKFNKSFKDVLNVGDAFDLLLEDNKDILEVLQEEIGFEYARLLNVFSQDMCIFPGSKFYNWNRTSDVFEFLDTLNINPLIVIDDKNFSTEDLLKILKSFLNYFGELDNLYSFKFEFSSTMSDTAKNKIIGLLCNDYELEVSNKPFYANDSIDYIYDTTYMMPYIINSVIRNTNSLNFLRAFDVLDKQVNLTNEVFFGYPGLINDKGIKKPSYYAYYLLNKLGDTLVAKNDGYIVTKSDKEYQILLYNHNDDIDKLIPFKSFSKLRAIKNAVAQKLSLNIVNIPSSIKITTYEINEKSGSSYNYWVDMGRPKRLSKEEKQILHKASFPNIHFKNLKKSTVFNLQITLRGYGALLILIKEA; this is encoded by the coding sequence ATGAGAAAAAAATATATAACTTATCCTTCCGATATGCCAGTTTCAATATCTTTAGAGAATGTAATAAGTTATCCCATGCATTGGCATAATTCCATAGAAATTCTCTATGTCCTTAAAGGTAAACTCAATATCACTATAAGTTCAGATCATTATGAACTCATAGAAAAGGACATAGAAATAATAAATTTAGATGAACCTCACAGTATTGTAAGTAATGATAAAGATAATAAAGTTTTAGTTTTTCATATAGATCCTTATTTTTTTGAAAAATACTACAGTGATATTGAAAATATGTTTTTCTTCACTAATACTACAGATGATAGAGCTCAGGAAAGTGAAAAATACGATGCTTTAAGAACATTTTTAGCTAAAATAACATGTGAAGCAGTTCAAAAACAGGATAACTATGATAAAGAAATACAAGTTATTCTCATAGATCTTCTTTACCACCTTATAAACAATTTTCACTATTTGATGTATGAAAATGAAGATTTAAAAGAAAAAGAAGAGCAATTAGAAAGATATCATAGAATTTCTAAATACATATTTAATAACTCTAACGATAATATAACACTCCAAGACATAGCAAAAAAGGAGTTTTTAAGTACTGATTACTTGTCACATGGAATAAAGGATGTTACAGGCTCAAGCTTTACAGATTTATTGAATTCAAATAGAGTTCAAGAAGCTTTAAAACTTATCTTAGATACAGATAAAACTATATCGGAAATCTCAGAAGAAGTAGGATTTTCCCACACTAGATATTTTAATAAACATTTTAAAGTTCATTATAAATATACGCCTCTTCAATATAGGAAAAAATTTAAAGTTGATGATGAAAACTTTGAAACTCAAAAAATCATTAAATTCTTTGAGTTAAATGAAAGTCTTGAATATATAACTTATTATCTAGAAGATTATGATAGATTTAATTACGAAGATAAAATAACAAAAATAAATATAAACATGGGTGAAGATATTGGTAAATTTAATAAGTCCTTTAAAGATGTGCTAAATGTAGGAGATGCCTTTGATCTTCTTTTAGAAGATAATAAAGACATACTTGAAGTTCTTCAGGAAGAAATAGGCTTTGAATACGCCAGACTTTTAAATGTTTTTAGTCAAGATATGTGTATTTTCCCAGGTTCTAAATTTTATAATTGGAATAGAACCAGTGATGTATTTGAATTTTTAGATACCCTTAATATAAATCCACTTATAGTTATCGACGATAAAAACTTTTCCACTGAAGATTTATTAAAAATTTTAAAGTCATTTTTAAATTATTTTGGAGAGCTAGACAATTTATATTCTTTTAAATTTGAATTCAGTTCGACTATGTCAGATACTGCCAAAAATAAAATAATAGGACTCTTATGTAATGACTATGAGTTAGAAGTATCCAATAAGCCATTCTATGCTAATGATAGTATAGACTATATTTACGATACAACCTATATGATGCCATACATTATTAACAGTGTAATAAGAAATACAAATTCCTTGAACTTTTTAAGAGCCTTTGATGTTCTAGATAAACAGGTTAACTTAACTAATGAAGTATTTTTTGGATATCCTGGTCTTATAAATGATAAAGGAATAAAAAAGCCTTCCTATTATGCCTATTACTTATTAAACAAGCTAGGAGATACATTAGTTGCTAAAAATGATGGATATATAGTCACAAAATCCGATAAAGAATATCAAATTTTACTTTATAATCATAATGATGACATAGATAAACTTATTCCATTTAAAAGTTTTTCAAAGCTTAGAGCTATAAAAAATGCTGTTGCACAAAAACTTTCATTAAATATAGTAAATATACCTTCATCTATAAAAATAACTACTTACGAAATAAATGAAAAATCCGGTTCTTCATACAATTATTGGGTTGATATGGGAAGACCTAAAAGATTGAGTAAAGAAGAAAAACAAATTCTTCATAAAGCCTCTTTTCCTAATATACATTTTAAAAATCTAAAGAAAAGCACTGTATTTAATCTACAAATCACTCTTAGAGGCTATGGAGCTTTACTTATCTTGATAAAAGAGGCTTAA
- a CDS encoding SDR family oxidoreductase, with the protein MDFPKTIPPQKQDKQPGLELLMNPKPIYDNVNYQGANKLSNKTALITGGDSGIGKAVAVAYAKEGADIAIVYFDEHEDAKETQKIIQKKGRKCMIISGDIGDESFCIKAIENIIKEFGKIDILVNNAAEQHPQNSIEDITSEQLEKTFRTNFFGMFYMTKAVMPHLKNGSIIINTSSITAYKGDKILIDYSATKGAVTSFTRSMALSLASRNIRVNSVAPGPIWTPLIPASFTAEQVGKFGTDTEMCRPGQPVELAQAYVFLACEDSSFVSGETLHINGGKMVTA; encoded by the coding sequence ATGGATTTTCCAAAAACAATACCTCCTCAAAAACAGGATAAACAACCAGGATTAGAGTTACTTATGAATCCAAAACCAATTTATGATAATGTCAATTACCAAGGAGCAAATAAATTAAGTAATAAAACTGCATTAATTACAGGAGGGGACAGCGGAATTGGTAAAGCCGTAGCAGTTGCATATGCTAAGGAAGGTGCAGATATAGCTATAGTATATTTTGATGAACATGAGGATGCTAAAGAAACTCAAAAAATAATACAGAAAAAAGGAAGAAAATGTATGATCATATCAGGAGATATAGGAGATGAAAGTTTTTGTATAAAAGCTATAGAAAATATAATAAAAGAATTTGGAAAGATAGATATACTTGTAAATAATGCAGCAGAGCAGCATCCTCAAAATAGTATAGAAGACATTACAAGTGAGCAACTTGAAAAAACATTTAGAACTAATTTTTTTGGAATGTTTTATATGACAAAGGCAGTGATGCCTCACTTGAAAAATGGAAGTATAATTATTAATACATCTTCTATTACAGCATATAAAGGTGATAAAATCTTGATAGATTATTCTGCAACGAAAGGAGCTGTAACTTCTTTTACCAGGTCAATGGCACTTTCACTAGCAAGCAGGAATATAAGAGTAAATTCTGTAGCACCAGGACCAATTTGGACACCTCTTATTCCAGCTTCATTTACTGCAGAGCAAGTTGGTAAATTTGGTACTGATACGGAAATGTGTAGGCCAGGGCAGCCTGTGGAACTAGCTCAAGCTTATGTGTTTTTGGCTTGTGAAGATTCCAGTTTTGTTTCAGGTGAAACTCTACATATAAATGGCGGAAAAATGGTTACTGCATAA
- a CDS encoding DUF1540 domain-containing protein, whose product MEKNNCIGCIVSECKFHARTEDYCTLDKIQVTKHENTATSTECTDCGSFKRQ is encoded by the coding sequence ATGGAAAAAAATAATTGTATTGGTTGTATTGTTTCTGAATGTAAATTTCATGCTAGAACTGAGGATTATTGCACTTTAGACAAAATTCAAGTTACTAAACATGAAAATACTGCAACAAGTACTGAGTGTACAGATTGTGGCAGCTTTAAAAGACAATAA
- a CDS encoding sensor histidine kinase — protein sequence MYILRKSWVVFKYLFLVLVFVDIHHGFNKKISIMILLFLFSTLIMINDYVRNKILNKSSKYKYVSLVFTICGAAVIKYFVRGLGPSGYIFFSLAELFGVKGKLLKIFFLIHGTSFFIVSILNIGIPNTIDKLSNVGMSIVSYFAVASIIYSIKMIQVEKEETKQLNEKLKLANIKLQEYSLRVEDLTISKERRRVAQELHDSLGHSLMALTMHLEFAKKVIDSKPDKVKVVLEKSEKIAKDSVNDLRKAVNALKEEREIEHLNEAIKNLIDNFEIAGGVKINFSGDMSIDNLDINIKNSIYKTIREALTNSIKHGKSTEININMIKSNEGINLIISNNGVGCDKIIKSNGLNGIENRISSLNGRVNYFSGKNSGFSIEANIPI from the coding sequence ATGTACATATTGAGAAAATCCTGGGTAGTTTTTAAATATTTATTTTTAGTACTTGTATTTGTTGATATTCATCACGGATTTAATAAAAAAATTTCAATTATGATACTATTATTTTTGTTTAGCACACTTATAATGATTAATGATTATGTAAGAAATAAAATATTAAATAAAAGTTCCAAGTATAAGTATGTGTCATTAGTTTTTACTATTTGTGGAGCAGCAGTGATAAAATATTTTGTAAGAGGCTTAGGGCCAAGTGGATATATATTCTTTTCTTTAGCTGAACTTTTTGGAGTAAAGGGAAAATTGTTGAAAATTTTTTTCTTGATTCATGGAACTTCATTTTTTATAGTATCTATTTTAAATATAGGTATTCCCAATACTATAGACAAGCTATCAAATGTGGGAATGAGCATAGTAAGTTATTTTGCTGTGGCTAGTATAATATATTCTATAAAAATGATTCAAGTGGAGAAAGAAGAAACAAAGCAATTAAATGAGAAATTAAAATTAGCAAACATAAAACTTCAAGAATATTCTCTTAGAGTTGAAGATTTAACTATTTCCAAAGAAAGAAGAAGAGTTGCTCAGGAATTACATGATTCTCTAGGACATTCACTTATGGCATTAACTATGCATTTAGAATTTGCAAAGAAAGTTATAGATTCTAAACCTGATAAGGTTAAGGTAGTATTGGAAAAATCAGAGAAGATTGCAAAGGACAGTGTTAATGATTTGCGAAAAGCTGTTAATGCTCTTAAGGAAGAAAGGGAAATAGAACATCTTAATGAAGCTATAAAGAATCTTATTGATAACTTTGAGATAGCTGGTGGAGTAAAAATTAATTTTAGTGGGGATATGAGTATTGATAATTTAGATATTAATATTAAAAATTCAATATATAAAACTATAAGGGAAGCTTTAACAAATAGCATAAAACATGGAAAATCAACTGAAATTAATATAAATATGATAAAGAGTAATGAGGGTATAAACTTAATAATAAGTAATAATGGAGTTGGATGTGATAAAATTATAAAATCTAACGGATTAAATGGAATTGAAAATAGAATAAGTTCACTAAACGGAAGAGTGAATTATTTTAGTGGGAAAAATTCAGGATTTAGCATAGAAGCCAATATTCCAATATAA